A single Pseudomonas putida DNA region contains:
- a CDS encoding endonuclease: MKKLLCAVALAFAAIPAAFATPPATFTEAKVVAKQKIYLDQGNSAMGELYCGCKWTWVGKSGGRVDLKSCGYETRKLQTRAERTEWEHIVPAWTFGHQRQCWQNGGREQCVDSDPTFRAMEADLFNLYPSVGEVNGDRSNFNYGMVSGVAPQYGQCTTKIDFQQKTAEPRDEVKGLVARTTFYMFDRYKLSMSRQQQQVLMAWDKQHPVTAWEKQRDQRIAAIMGHSNPFVTGERKWALGYTPQGAAAVPATAVKEAAKPTLASAVTGGAVVGNRNSHVYHLASGCPGYSQVSQKNQVAFGSEAEAQAAGYRKAGNCK, encoded by the coding sequence ATGAAGAAATTGCTTTGCGCCGTCGCCCTCGCCTTCGCCGCCATCCCCGCCGCTTTTGCCACCCCGCCCGCCACCTTCACCGAAGCCAAGGTGGTCGCCAAACAGAAGATCTACCTCGACCAGGGCAACAGTGCCATGGGCGAGTTGTACTGTGGCTGCAAGTGGACCTGGGTCGGCAAATCCGGCGGCCGAGTCGACCTGAAGTCCTGTGGTTATGAAACCCGCAAGCTGCAGACCCGCGCCGAGCGCACCGAGTGGGAACACATCGTCCCGGCCTGGACCTTTGGCCACCAGCGCCAGTGCTGGCAGAACGGCGGGCGCGAGCAGTGCGTCGACAGCGACCCGACCTTCCGCGCCATGGAAGCCGACCTGTTCAACCTTTATCCGTCCGTGGGCGAAGTGAACGGTGACCGCAGCAACTTCAATTACGGCATGGTTTCCGGCGTTGCGCCGCAATACGGCCAGTGCACCACCAAGATCGATTTCCAGCAAAAAACCGCCGAGCCGCGCGACGAGGTCAAGGGGCTGGTGGCACGCACCACGTTCTACATGTTCGATCGCTACAAGCTGAGCATGTCGCGCCAGCAGCAGCAGGTGTTGATGGCCTGGGACAAGCAGCATCCGGTGACGGCCTGGGAGAAGCAGCGTGATCAGCGGATTGCCGCGATCATGGGGCACAGCAACCCGTTCGTGACGGGTGAGCGCAAGTGGGCACTGGGGTATACGCCGCAGGGCGCGGCTGCGGTGCCGGCTACGGCGGTGAAAGAGGCGGCCAAGCCGACACTGGCCAGTGCGGTGACGGGTGGCGCGGTTGTGGGCAACCGCAATAGCCATGTGTATCACCTGGCCAGTGGTTGCCCGGGGTACAGCCAGGTTTCGCAGAAGAACCAGGTGGCGTTTGGCAGTGAGGCCGAGGCGCAGGCGGCGGGGTATCGCAAGGCTGGGAACTGCAAGTAA
- the surE gene encoding 5'/3'-nucleotidase SurE has protein sequence MTQQKLGRILLTNDDGIDAPGLKVLEQVAAQLADEVWVVAPRADQSGTSHSLSLHAPLRVSEHGDKRFAVTGTPGDCVVMAVQHLLKDARPDLILSGVNRGANLGLETVFSGTVGAAMTGMLLGIRSIALSQAYSDRADVPWDNALTHAPKVLQALLSQDWPSDACLNVNFPDCDPQATLPLKVTRQGAGPLNSMSVRKEVDPRGFDYHWIKLNNAREVDQPGTEMAELAAGHVTVTPLQFERTHMAAFNDVALK, from the coding sequence ATGACTCAGCAAAAACTTGGAAGGATTCTGCTCACCAACGACGACGGCATCGACGCCCCTGGCCTGAAAGTCCTGGAGCAGGTTGCCGCGCAACTGGCCGATGAGGTGTGGGTGGTTGCCCCGCGTGCAGACCAGAGCGGCACCTCGCACTCGCTCAGCCTGCACGCTCCGCTGCGGGTCAGTGAGCATGGTGACAAACGCTTCGCCGTCACCGGCACGCCAGGTGACTGCGTGGTGATGGCGGTGCAGCACCTGCTCAAGGACGCGCGGCCAGACCTCATCCTTTCCGGGGTCAACCGAGGCGCGAACCTGGGCCTGGAAACGGTGTTCTCCGGCACGGTCGGTGCCGCCATGACGGGCATGCTGCTAGGGATTCGCTCGATTGCCCTGAGCCAGGCCTATAGCGACCGGGCAGACGTGCCTTGGGACAACGCGCTGACCCACGCGCCCAAGGTGCTGCAGGCACTGCTGAGCCAGGATTGGCCAAGCGATGCCTGCCTGAATGTGAACTTCCCCGACTGCGACCCGCAGGCCACCTTGCCTTTGAAGGTGACGCGGCAAGGTGCCGGGCCTTTGAACAGCATGTCGGTGCGCAAAGAGGTGGACCCTCGTGGGTTCGACTACCACTGGATCAAGCTGAACAATGCCAGGGAGGTCGACCAGCCTGGGACTGAAATGGCTGAACTGGCGGCAGGGCATGTCACCGTCACACCGCTGCAGTTTGAGAGAACACATATGGCGGCGTTCAATGATGTGGCGTTGAAGTGA
- a CDS encoding twin-arginine translocation signal domain-containing protein: MRFSRRGFMVGLAVAGAAGSAAWYARQPQDHDEKLRKDEVETPGEATVEAAASAGVRIGDKLRGIWDLRFSGAEAGLDGLPLQGVQMLLDVGPTGRSLRGFIDVAERLRGSDQPRYRVLGELVAADAGKVRWRLVPAGASAPSHELVATLDEVWASWGNAGAGTLTGRIRRIDRPLLSPEPDNHFVASKRAFPEARQVTPLAPALMAWLNSPEHRLFHQVWHATRDKWHRLDDSKRDALRGAGWQPGPRDAERGARGRRKHLNGSGEDFFFMHRHMLRHARGLQPDLPNWAQLPLPSPQLEYDRQGFIRYQENHDGNSVPPAWVAANDEELSQWLHGIKAAETFFSNFQVWESQYQDPDYLSRLTLGQFGSEVELNIHDWLHMRWATVTRDPSNGAPVMGDRNQTDYAARWFREENDFLGDPFSSHVNPVFWRFHGWIDDRIEDWYRAHERAHPGEVQRREVNGVSWFAPGRWVQVGDPWLGPMTHGCGGISDAGGGAGEMEVEAMKLALRIAFSGERDVGDLLRRTPRRPWYARHMKLPERS, from the coding sequence ATGAGGTTTTCCAGGCGTGGGTTCATGGTGGGGCTGGCGGTAGCCGGGGCGGCGGGTTCGGCAGCGTGGTATGCGCGCCAGCCGCAGGACCACGACGAGAAGCTCAGGAAGGATGAAGTGGAGACCCCCGGCGAGGCCACGGTCGAGGCCGCCGCCAGTGCGGGCGTGCGCATCGGCGACAAGCTGCGCGGCATCTGGGACCTGCGCTTCAGTGGTGCCGAGGCCGGCCTGGATGGCCTGCCGCTGCAGGGTGTGCAGATGCTGCTCGATGTCGGCCCGACCGGCCGCTCGCTGCGCGGCTTCATCGACGTGGCCGAACGCCTGCGCGGCAGTGACCAGCCGCGCTACCGGGTGCTCGGCGAGCTGGTTGCCGCCGATGCCGGCAAGGTTCGCTGGCGCCTGGTGCCGGCTGGGGCGTCAGCGCCGAGCCATGAACTGGTGGCGACCCTCGATGAAGTCTGGGCTTCCTGGGGCAACGCCGGTGCCGGCACCCTGACCGGGCGCATCCGTCGCATCGACCGGCCGCTGCTGAGCCCTGAACCGGACAACCACTTCGTCGCCAGCAAGCGCGCCTTCCCCGAGGCACGCCAGGTCACGCCGCTGGCGCCGGCGCTGATGGCCTGGCTGAATTCGCCCGAGCACCGGCTGTTTCACCAGGTGTGGCATGCCACCCGGGACAAGTGGCACCGCCTGGACGACAGCAAGCGCGATGCCCTGCGCGGTGCCGGCTGGCAACCTGGCCCGCGTGACGCCGAACGCGGCGCTCGTGGGCGGCGCAAGCACCTCAATGGTTCCGGCGAGGACTTCTTCTTCATGCACCGGCACATGCTGAGGCATGCGCGTGGCTTGCAGCCCGACTTGCCGAACTGGGCGCAACTGCCGCTGCCGTCACCGCAGCTTGAGTACGACCGGCAAGGGTTCATCCGCTATCAGGAAAACCATGACGGCAACTCGGTGCCGCCGGCCTGGGTCGCGGCCAATGATGAGGAACTGAGCCAATGGCTGCATGGCATCAAGGCGGCAGAAACGTTCTTCAGCAATTTCCAGGTCTGGGAATCGCAGTACCAGGACCCTGACTACCTCAGCCGCCTGACCCTCGGGCAGTTCGGCTCGGAGGTGGAGCTGAACATCCACGACTGGCTGCACATGCGCTGGGCAACCGTCACCCGCGACCCTTCCAATGGTGCGCCGGTGATGGGCGACCGGAACCAGACGGACTATGCGGCGCGTTGGTTCCGCGAGGAAAACGACTTCCTCGGCGACCCGTTCTCGTCCCATGTGAACCCGGTGTTCTGGCGCTTCCATGGTTGGATCGACGACCGCATCGAGGACTGGTACCGGGCCCACGAACGCGCCCATCCGGGGGAGGTGCAGCGTCGCGAGGTCAATGGCGTGTCGTGGTTTGCGCCGGGGCGTTGGGTGCAGGTTGGTGACCCTTGGCTCGGGCCGATGACCCATGGCTGTGGGGGTATTTCCGATGCGGGGGGCGGTGCTGGGGAGATGGAGGTGGAGGCGATGAAGCTGGCGTTGCGCATTGCCTTCAGCGGTGAGCGGGATGTTGGCGACCTGCTGCGGCGTACGCCGCGCAGGCCTTGGTATGCGCGGCATATGAAGTTGCCTGAGAGGTCATAG